The stretch of DNA TGAAATGGCCTATATACAGATAAGACATTTTTGGTCATTTTTAGGTAAACTAAAAAGGAGAAGCCATTGATAGTTATTTGGTTCTTGCAGGATGATAAAGTTGGACTGTCTAAACAATCTGCCTAGGATCCATGACTGTATCAGCCAACAGCAAGTAATAAACTTATATACACAAGCTTAATATGAATATAGATATTTAATAGCACAGGTTGACTCCTACTTTCATAGGAAGTTGAAATTATTGAGTACACAAATATTGTCAGTCCATTCCTAGgatatacattcatttttaagcCTTTTGTTAAAGTGGTGGACTAAGGGAGCCACAGGCCCCCCTACAACACCCAATGGCCCCCAGCACTAGATGTAAAACTGGGAGTAGAAATTTTCAATATGAATCACGAGATGCAAGAGGTAGGGTGGTCCCAAACCAGGTGTGCCAACTATTAGGTGAACCTGTAGGGGGACGCTGACCCTTACGAAGCATCTGCTACCTGTGGGTCCCCATTGGCCAAAGGGTTTGCATCCCACTTTTTACTCCACTGTCTTGTTGTGATTATTAAACCTGCTTAGGGTGCAGTGTGTAAAATACAGACAGGAGTCAGGGGCCCAATACTAATAGGGGCCCAGCAACGTTCACAGAACCAAAAGAGGAAAAGGGCTTGTGAGTAATGGGTGTAATCTGGGCAGATCACAGCGTGTTTTGGGTGTAGGCAATTTTCAGTTTATACGTTCAGTCGGTTTTAGAAATGTAATGTTCATGCAATCACCAAGTGCCACTGTGCAGACACAATAATATTGTAAAGGTAAAAAGTTGTGAAAGCAGAGTTAAAAAACAGTCATTTTTAACTGCAACCCTTTCTTGGGTTAGTTGTTTTGGGTGTTATGGGGTGAGATAGGGGTGGATAGAGATCTATTTAGAAAAGCTTTTTTGGGGCTACCCAACTAAGAAGTGTGGGGTCCTtcgatttctgatggtggccctactATTGTATATCCAAAACTTCAGCCTACTGAATTAGTTTCCACTTCTGTTCAGGAACAAGGGAATGGATTACATAATTTTATAGTGCATATAAAACAAATTTCATCTTCAGAGGGTCATATTAGTAGGAATTCTGATATATAGCTATTATCTTCCATTGCGCTTAAAGGATCACTATATATTTGCCTTCTGCAAAcatgaaatataataatataaagcaaTGATAGCGCTGCAAATACTACATACTTACATTAGTAAAACATATCATATATAGTACCATAAATTGCATTCTGATACATGTAAGAGGCAGTTAGCTAATTTTAAGCCACTAAGAAACAAAGTCGATATttgaattcatatatatatatatatatccaaaaaagaccagcaacaccgagttatattccaaaaacagtcaattgtgtattaaaaacgcatgaacagccaacgttacgtttcagtccccatcgggacctttctcaagaatataactcggtgttgctggtcttttttggatatttaaatcatttaccttgcacccgagctaagagctgaagcagagtgccaccctgggtttgctatatatatatatatatatatatatatatatatatgtagaaggATTAGTACTTATtaaaacagaacaaaagtttttttttcccattctgcACATTTCatgctatttaaataatattttttaaattacaagaAGGCACTCCTGTCCATAAACAGCTCCCATTTAAGAATATTATGCCTTTGCCCCAATCAGCATACAGTACATTACACCAGAGTTCTGGTTAGATTTCTGCCACCAAGATTCCACCCAGCTACTTCCAGTTAGAAATCAGCATTATAGATAGGAATACTTTACACTGACTAGTGATTCAGACACGTGGTACTTTGTGCAGTATTCACTGAAATTAAATTATGCCACTTTTTTCTTCCTGCATAGAATTTCTTGAAGATGATTTCCCTATCAGCAGCTCCTTTTCATGAATCAAACTGTCCAGGAGGTCCTCTTGTCTGTAGTTGTGATAAACCTTCAAGAATGCCAGAATGGTTATTCCCAGCCAAGTCAGCCAGGCTGCCCACAATCCAAACTGAAAAGTAAGGAGATGGAATATAAAGGAGATTTAGTTTCTCTGAATGCACAAAATATAGAAATGCCTCACCTATAATACTCAATATATTGTTGATTCTAAAAATACCTGTAGCTTCTTTTCTGGCTTTTTTAtgattgttttctctgaaaaactaaattgcttaaaggagaaggaaaggtaaaaactaagtaagctttatcagaaaggtctatgtaaatacagccataagcactcacagaaattctgcactgagttctctataaaaaaaaaaacaggatttcttgtctctttgtcttcctgtgccagagacatgtggctctctcctttctcctgctcccccctccctcaagaattctaagaactaaacccccccttaggaatgtgtgatctgagccaatcagcaggaagcttcctcatagtcttacaaactgagcatgtacaccagtcttggtgcaggaaagtggcattatgggaattttctttacaaagctcagtgggttttttttcctacgtggcttctgataatctgaacaggagaaataaatatagcctttattagcctttccttctccttttaggaTTTGAGATTTCATCTTTAGATCTTTGGATTTATTTCCAAATTTCctacataaaataatattttcaaaGTTGAAAATTCATAAATTTATTGGACATAGTTATGACTTTGTTTCTTTTCTGATAGGATTGGTAGTTCAAGATGGGGGGACAGGCTGCAGCTCAGGAAGAATCTGTTGGGAACTTATACCATAAGGCAGCATAAATAGTATAAAAGTATAATTTGAAGTGTGGCTTTAAATTACAATGTTTGTACCTACAAGTTTTTCATACAGAAGAAAAACAATTTATGAACCACAGttataatgttaaaaataaataaaataatataaataaaatgtgttaatGTTGCCCAATGATTAGCCAGATTGAGTAAAATGCATTTAAGACATTCCATTTGAATGAATATCGGTTATGTAGGTAGCACAGTGCATGTTTATACTGCAAAGGTTTCTGTGTTGGCAGGAAGAGAGGGCATAATAAAAGTGTAAAAATACCAGACACTGTATGGTAAGAATTAAGAAATAAATACAGGATACAAAATTGATGGAAAACATGTTTAGCTTCCACAAgaactggctgtttttttttttaatcagttaatTTAGTACAGTACAAATGCTTCTCTGTGGCTGAAAAAATAGCAATAACTAAATCAGATCACCTATCTGTATGATTAAGCTGTTTGACCCAATATTACACAAAATTGGCCAGTACACAACCAAGTGGAAGATTAACAGGAACAAAGGGATTTGGTCTCTAATTTCTGTTGTTTTGACGCCTATTATGTGCTCGGGGTAATTCTGTAAGATAATGCAAATATGCATGGAATAGAtataaagcaatttttaaaactgaataaAACCTTTAATATAGAGAAATCCtctgaatagcagcaatgatcctgGACtacaaacttgtcacaggagctctacatcttgaaaagtgtctgggacactcacatgctcagtgggctctgggcagctaagcttaggggttgtcataaaatattaagcagaaaataaggttggcctgttatataaactgatgctacagggctgattattactttTTGATGCTACATGCACTGGTTgatgagctgccatgtagtaattacctGTACCtattattaatcagccttatattgtgacatttatattctatatatattcagtatattgtgagtcgacccctaagctcagtaagtgacagcagcacagagcatgtgcagggaatcagcagaaaagatggggagctactgggggcatctttgggggcacagatcttccctgctaaaggggtgtggttgccatgggctggtacagaagctcaaaacataatgtacaacatttctggcctacttctttagttaggctttaggtCTCCTTTAACATAACTTTACTTAGGTTAGGTCCCACTTGTAGCATTTATAATCCCAGGACTGAGACAATTTCTAAAGTTCAATCATTCCAACTAATAAAAGAATTAATAACATGGTGATACTAGGGCAGTCACAACACTGGCACCATCTCAAttcatgtatataaaaaaaacaaaaaactgaaattATTACTTAGGGAGACCATATGATGGAAATCTCCAGTCACCAGTCATTCTAACCAAAAACACTTATAGGAACCATATTGACCAACCCAAGTTTCTAAGCCCTTTAGGTTAGCAAATACAttgagataataaaaaaaaacatctgccaGTCGAGAAGATGtcaaatataaatgtcataaggAAGATATCAATCATAAATGTATCACTACTGGATAAAGCAAATGCAAGATACCTTACCTGTGCAATGGCAAACTGATCATAGAAAGATGAGTTTTCTAAGTTAAGTTCTAGGTCTCGGTCCTGAAGTTCTTCACAACTTAGagaatataaacataaaacatcAGTAATGGAACATCTAAGCAAAAATATTTAATCCTGAAAACTATGCCCTGCCAATATAAATAGGGGTAGGGTTTTTACATCTTCCCCGTGGAGAGAATTAACTTGTgggtaaaaatgtaattgtatctgtaattatatatatatatatgtgtgtatgtatgtgtgtatgtatatttgtacttgtgtgtgtatgtatacattaTATGGTATTTGTGATCAGCGCAGTCCTTCACaaacataaaacaaacaaaagtaacatctacacagcagcttcagtAACATGATATGGTCAACACATCTGTGGGTATTCCTGAGCATTAAGGCTTGTATTATGTTAATTTCTCCTCTTAAAAGATCACACGCATTTAACAAATTCTACTTCATAACATGTAAGTTACAAAGTCTAGCTCTGTTTTGACCCTCCCACCCAAGCCCGTTGATTAGTCCACCAACCTTTGAGGAAGGCTTCCTTTTTCTGTGATGGCATCACACCACATGTTAAATCCAACACTAACAATGGTGCTGGCAATAAATATGACAAAAACCACAAAGGAGCTGATCAGCAGATTCAGGAAGGCGTAAAAGAAAGAGCTGCAATAAAATGGAGAAAAATATAACTCATAAAGAGCCAAAACACAGCATCAGCAGACACTCTAAACAGCTTTCAGCCACCATATACAAGAGATAAGTGGCCTCCCAAGACATCTGGTTTAATTAATAATACCAAAGAGAAATGAGGAGGCCCAGGATTATTCTTCTGAAGTCTCATTATCCTTGTCA from Xenopus tropicalis strain Nigerian chromosome 8, UCB_Xtro_10.0, whole genome shotgun sequence encodes:
- the tmem179 gene encoding transmembrane protein 179; translated protein: MALNNFLFAQCVLYFLAFLFSFIAVIPLTENSTDFHGKCLLFTEGMWLSVNITMEREHFTVDEWGPESACRFSVFTGLLSLLASAVQAWRSLFFLCKGHEDSFFYAFLNLLISSFVVFVIFIASTIVSVGFNMWCDAITEKGSLPQSCEELQDRDLELNLENSSFYDQFAIAQFGLWAAWLTWLGITILAFLKVYHNYRQEDLLDSLIHEKELLIGKSSSRNSMQEEKSGII